From Paenibacillus graminis, a single genomic window includes:
- a CDS encoding beta-galactosidase, which yields MINDKLPKIWYGGDYNPEQWDAPVWAEDERMFKLAGIDVATINVFSWALIQPSEDTYDFSGLDELMDRLYNNGTYVCLATSTGAHPAWMAHRYPEVTRVDVQGRKRKFGGRHNSNPNSPVYRKFAAKLAGKLAERYKDHPGLVAWHISNEYGGYDYSEQSEAAFRVWLKNRYGSLDKLNKAWNTRFWGHTFYDWEEIVVPNELSEEWNGNRTNFQGISLDYRRFMSLSLLECYKLEYNAIKEHSTNVPVTTNLMGFYPELDYFEWAKHMDVVSWDNYPSLDTPVSHTAMTHDLMRGLKNGQPFMLMEQTPSQQNWQPYNSLKRPGVMRLWSYQAVARGADTVLFFQLRRSIGACEKYHGAVIEHVGHEHTRVFRECAELGRELELLGDKLLDARSAAQIGIIYDWENRWALDLSSGPSVALDYVNEVHKYYDALYQQNIEADMIGVEEDLSKYKIVIAPVLYMIKPGFAEKVEAFVKAGGTFVTTYFSGIVNENDLVPVGGYPGELRKVLGIWAEEIDALLPGMGNEIVMSKEWGALNRTYPCDLLCDLIHAEGAEVLAEYGADFYKGMPALTVNRFGEGKAYYVATSPDAAFLQGFLSNLCAEKEIQPLVSAPEGIESVQRVKDGVSYLFLLNHKEGELSADIGSVQRTDLLTGQTFSGTAVVPGRGVLILSDKS from the coding sequence GTGATCAACGATAAATTGCCGAAGATTTGGTACGGCGGAGATTACAATCCCGAGCAGTGGGACGCTCCGGTATGGGCAGAGGATGAACGGATGTTCAAGCTGGCGGGCATTGATGTCGCTACGATTAATGTATTTTCATGGGCGCTGATTCAGCCTTCCGAGGATACCTATGATTTCTCCGGACTTGATGAATTGATGGACCGCTTATATAACAATGGAACCTATGTCTGCCTGGCTACAAGCACAGGGGCCCATCCGGCCTGGATGGCCCACCGTTACCCTGAAGTGACCCGGGTCGATGTGCAGGGCAGAAAGCGCAAATTCGGCGGACGCCACAACTCCAATCCGAATAGTCCGGTCTACCGTAAATTCGCTGCCAAGCTTGCGGGCAAGCTGGCTGAGCGCTACAAGGACCATCCGGGCCTGGTCGCCTGGCATATTTCCAATGAATATGGCGGCTACGACTATTCCGAGCAGTCTGAAGCCGCTTTCCGGGTCTGGCTGAAGAACCGTTACGGCTCACTGGATAAGCTCAACAAAGCCTGGAACACCCGCTTTTGGGGCCATACCTTCTATGATTGGGAAGAAATTGTTGTGCCAAACGAGTTAAGTGAGGAATGGAACGGCAACCGGACCAACTTCCAGGGAATCTCCCTTGATTACCGTAGATTTATGTCACTTAGCCTGCTGGAATGCTACAAGCTGGAATATAACGCCATCAAGGAGCACAGCACAAATGTTCCGGTGACAACTAACCTGATGGGCTTCTACCCTGAGCTGGATTATTTCGAGTGGGCGAAGCATATGGATGTTGTCTCCTGGGATAACTATCCTTCCCTGGATACACCGGTCAGCCATACGGCTATGACGCATGACCTAATGCGCGGTCTGAAGAACGGCCAGCCGTTTATGCTGATGGAGCAAACGCCGAGCCAGCAGAACTGGCAGCCGTACAACTCGCTGAAGCGTCCAGGCGTAATGCGCCTGTGGAGCTATCAGGCGGTAGCGCGGGGTGCGGACACGGTGCTGTTCTTCCAGCTCCGCCGCTCCATCGGCGCCTGCGAGAAGTATCATGGTGCCGTCATTGAGCATGTGGGACATGAGCATACCCGGGTATTCCGTGAATGTGCCGAGCTTGGCAGAGAGCTGGAGCTGCTGGGCGATAAGCTGTTGGATGCGCGCAGTGCAGCGCAGATCGGCATTATCTACGACTGGGAAAACCGCTGGGCGCTTGATCTGTCCAGCGGACCTTCCGTAGCGCTGGATTATGTGAACGAAGTGCATAAATATTACGACGCGCTGTATCAGCAGAATATCGAAGCCGATATGATCGGTGTCGAAGAAGACCTCTCCAAGTACAAGATTGTTATTGCTCCGGTGCTGTATATGATCAAGCCGGGATTTGCCGAGAAGGTCGAAGCCTTCGTGAAGGCGGGCGGCACATTCGTTACGACTTATTTCAGCGGGATCGTGAACGAAAATGATCTGGTTCCTGTCGGGGGCTACCCGGGCGAGCTGCGCAAGGTGCTCGGCATTTGGGCTGAGGAAATCGACGCGCTGCTGCCGGGAATGGGCAATGAAATCGTGATGAGCAAAGAGTGGGGCGCGCTGAACCGCACTTATCCGTGCGATCTGCTATGCGATCTGATTCACGCGGAAGGCGCTGAAGTGCTGGCTGAATATGGCGCTGATTTCTATAAAGGTATGCCGGCTCTAACCGTGAACCGCTTTGGCGAGGGCAAAGCTTACTACGTGGCCACCAGTCCGGATGCGGCGTTCCTGCAAGGGTTCCTGTCGAACCTGTGTGCAGAAAAGGAGATTCAGCCGCTGGTCAGCGCCCCGGAAGGCATCGAATCCGTACAGCGCGTCAAGGACGGTGTATCTTATCTGTTCCTGCTGAACCATAAGGAAGGGGAGCTTAGCGCCGATATCGGTTCCGTGCAGCGCACCGATCTGCTGACGGGCCAGACCTTCAGCGGCACGGCCGTTGTCCCGGGACGGGGGGTTCTGATTTTGTCGGACAAGAGCTAG
- a CDS encoding DUF1273 domain-containing protein, whose amino-acid sequence MTTLLVTGYRAHELGIFDSKHQGIPYIKKALMNRLVPLVEEGVDWIITPGQYGVDLWACEVVLELKQQYPGLKLGIITAHASPEDKWKEDKQNEYRRIIAGADYCGAVSNAPYDGSWQFRARDDLLFRKSDAILLFYDEDAAEGSPKFFKERALKLNAEGDYGLYLMHAEEIQNIADEESQQGYE is encoded by the coding sequence ATGACAACATTACTGGTAACAGGCTACCGTGCGCATGAGCTCGGGATTTTTGACAGCAAACACCAGGGGATTCCTTATATCAAAAAGGCACTAATGAACAGATTGGTCCCGCTCGTCGAGGAGGGGGTAGACTGGATCATTACACCCGGCCAATACGGCGTGGATCTGTGGGCCTGCGAAGTGGTGCTTGAGCTGAAGCAGCAGTATCCCGGTCTGAAGCTGGGCATTATCACCGCACACGCTTCGCCGGAGGACAAGTGGAAGGAGGACAAGCAGAACGAGTACCGGCGGATTATTGCCGGGGCCGATTATTGTGGGGCGGTCAGCAATGCCCCGTATGACGGGAGCTGGCAGTTCCGGGCCAGAGATGACCTGTTGTTCCGCAAAAGCGATGCGATTCTGCTGTTCTACGATGAAGATGCCGCCGAGGGTAGTCCGAAATTTTTCAAAGAGCGGGCATTGAAGCTTAATGCAGAAGGAGACTATGGCCTCTATCTGATGCATGCCGAGGAGATTCAGAATATTGCTGATGAAGAGAGCCAGCAAGGCTATGAATAA
- a CDS encoding YciI family protein yields MGSVNSEEDICYVILLSPTPQDRRDMNIIRAHVKHLQELERSGQLVMCGPFSDSPGGMVIICADSREEAEQIAQRDPYILTGIRSYELRTWGLSHAGNRHMGIAEE; encoded by the coding sequence ATGGGTTCTGTGAATAGCGAAGAGGATATTTGTTATGTCATTTTGTTAAGTCCAACCCCGCAGGACCGGAGGGATATGAATATCATCCGGGCGCATGTCAAGCATCTGCAGGAGCTTGAGCGCAGCGGACAGCTTGTCATGTGCGGACCCTTCAGCGACAGTCCGGGAGGCATGGTCATCATCTGTGCCGATTCCCGCGAAGAAGCAGAGCAGATCGCACAGCGCGATCCGTACATTCTCACGGGAATCCGCAGCTATGAGCTGCGCACCTGGGGACTGTCGCATGCAGGGAACCGGCACATGGGCATCGCAGAAGAATAG